One Pseudonocardia abyssalis DNA segment encodes these proteins:
- a CDS encoding CaiB/BaiF CoA transferase family protein codes for MTAGPLDGIRVLELGGIGPGPHAAMLLADLGADVVRVERHSGGLDLYPDGHHDQLLRGRRSVAADLKDPDDRARVRALADRADVLVEGFRPGVAERLGLGPQECRSTNPGLVYARMTGWGQDGPLAAAAGHDINYLALTGVLHALGPADRPPPPPLNLVGDFGGGSTYLVIGVLAALCERARSGLGQTVDAAIVDGVTSLAQGLWSLRGAGGWSDDRESNLLDGAAPFYGTYTCADGRYVAVGAIEPQFYAALLRGLGLDGGALPAQHDRAAWPVLRARIGGVFATRPRDAWVDRFTGTDACVTPVLTFAEATRHPHLVARAAHLDLDGVVQAAPAPRFSRSVPAAPAPPPRSAAPADAVDWTDPHLDREDRSDAAR; via the coding sequence GTGACCGCGGGGCCGCTGGACGGGATCCGGGTGCTGGAGCTGGGCGGCATCGGCCCGGGGCCGCATGCCGCGATGCTGCTGGCCGACCTCGGCGCCGACGTCGTGCGCGTCGAGCGGCACTCCGGCGGGCTCGACCTGTACCCCGACGGCCACCACGACCAGCTCCTGCGCGGGCGGCGCAGCGTCGCCGCCGACCTCAAGGACCCGGACGACCGCGCGCGGGTCCGGGCGCTGGCCGACCGGGCCGACGTGCTCGTCGAGGGTTTCCGTCCCGGCGTCGCGGAGCGGCTGGGGCTGGGGCCGCAGGAGTGCCGGTCCACCAACCCCGGGCTGGTCTACGCCCGGATGACCGGGTGGGGCCAGGACGGCCCGCTGGCCGCCGCGGCGGGCCACGACATCAACTACCTCGCGCTCACCGGCGTCCTGCACGCCCTCGGCCCGGCCGACCGGCCCCCGCCCCCGCCGCTCAACCTCGTCGGCGACTTCGGCGGCGGCTCGACCTACCTCGTCATCGGCGTCCTCGCCGCGCTGTGCGAGCGCGCGCGCAGCGGGCTCGGCCAGACCGTCGACGCCGCGATCGTCGACGGCGTGACGTCGCTGGCCCAGGGCCTGTGGTCGCTGCGCGGGGCCGGTGGCTGGAGCGACGACCGCGAGTCCAACCTGCTCGACGGCGCCGCCCCGTTCTACGGCACCTACACCTGCGCCGACGGCCGGTACGTCGCCGTCGGGGCGATCGAGCCGCAGTTCTACGCGGCACTGCTGCGCGGGCTCGGCCTCGACGGCGGGGCGCTGCCCGCCCAGCACGACCGCGCGGCGTGGCCCGTGCTGCGCGCCCGCATCGGCGGGGTGTTCGCCACCCGGCCGCGCGACGCGTGGGTCGACCGGTTCACCGGCACCGACGCCTGCGTCACCCCCGTCCTGACCTTCGCCGAGGCGACGCGCCACCCGCACCTCGTGGCCCGCGCGGCGCACCTCGACCTCGACGGCGTCGTCCAGGCGGCTCCCGCACCGCGGTTCTCCCGCAGCGTCCCCGCCGCGCCGGCGCCCCCACCGCGCTCGGCGGCACCCGCCGACGCCGTCGACTGGACCGACCCACACCTGGACCGAGAGGACCGCAGCGATGCCGCCCGCTGA
- a CDS encoding acyl-CoA carboxylase subunit beta: MAGDGSVQDRIDELRRRRGSVSDAGRPDAIARQHGRGKLSARERITRLVDEGGFREFGGLADAARGTPGDEHLVAPADGVVTGIGTIDGRPAVVMSFDFTVFGGSNGTTGGLKVARCCERALHDGLPLVMLLDGGGHRIQEGLDSHHFAHGFTVFQQMVDLSGYVPVVAAMLGPGFAGPSNFAALADFVVMVRGLATMGIAGPALVRAATGEQISQEDLGGADVQARLGVADLAVDSEDEALDAVRVFLGYLPASTDGVPPHDAAREPAGRDPAGVVPADTGVAYDVRDVVDGLADAGSVFEVKPDHAPNVVTALVRIGGAPVGVVANQPQHLGGALDSPACEKSAHFVSVCDAFGVPLLFLIDVPGFLVGSESSRTQLARRSGRLLFELGQATVPRFSVVLRKGYGAGYIAMCGGRSFGADLALAWPTAEICAMSVEGAVDIAYRGAVEAAPDPAAHRAGLIAGFRAQVDPFLAAQGFGIDDVVEPAETRPALIDALSRAPRRRRSAAPAKRHGVSPV, translated from the coding sequence ATGGCGGGTGACGGCTCGGTACAGGATCGGATCGACGAGCTGCGCAGGCGGCGCGGGTCGGTGAGCGACGCGGGGCGCCCCGACGCGATCGCCCGCCAGCACGGGCGGGGCAAGCTCTCGGCGCGCGAACGGATCACCCGACTGGTCGACGAGGGGGGCTTCCGCGAGTTCGGCGGGCTCGCCGACGCCGCCCGCGGCACCCCAGGCGACGAGCACCTCGTCGCCCCGGCCGACGGCGTCGTCACCGGGATCGGCACGATCGACGGGCGCCCCGCCGTCGTCATGTCCTTCGACTTCACGGTCTTCGGCGGCAGCAACGGCACCACCGGCGGGCTGAAGGTGGCGCGCTGCTGCGAGCGCGCGCTGCACGACGGGCTGCCCCTGGTGATGCTGCTCGACGGCGGCGGGCACCGGATCCAGGAGGGCCTCGACAGCCACCACTTCGCGCACGGCTTCACGGTGTTCCAGCAGATGGTGGACCTGTCGGGATACGTGCCCGTCGTCGCCGCGATGCTGGGGCCGGGGTTCGCCGGGCCGTCCAACTTCGCCGCGCTCGCCGACTTCGTCGTGATGGTCCGCGGGCTGGCCACGATGGGGATCGCCGGGCCCGCGCTCGTGCGCGCCGCCACCGGCGAGCAGATCTCGCAGGAGGACCTGGGCGGCGCCGACGTGCAGGCCCGGCTCGGGGTCGCCGACCTGGCCGTCGACTCCGAGGACGAGGCGCTCGACGCCGTGCGGGTGTTCCTCGGCTACCTCCCCGCGAGCACCGACGGCGTCCCGCCGCACGACGCGGCCCGCGAGCCCGCGGGCCGCGACCCGGCCGGGGTCGTGCCCGCCGACACCGGCGTCGCCTACGACGTGCGCGACGTCGTCGACGGGCTCGCCGACGCGGGCAGCGTCTTCGAGGTCAAGCCCGACCACGCCCCGAACGTCGTCACCGCGCTCGTCCGGATCGGCGGCGCCCCGGTGGGCGTGGTGGCCAACCAGCCGCAGCACCTCGGCGGCGCGCTCGACAGCCCGGCGTGCGAGAAGTCCGCGCACTTCGTGTCGGTCTGCGACGCGTTCGGCGTGCCGCTGCTGTTCCTCATCGACGTGCCGGGGTTCCTGGTCGGCAGCGAGTCCAGCCGCACCCAGCTCGCCCGGCGCAGCGGGCGGCTGCTCTTCGAGCTCGGGCAGGCGACCGTGCCGCGGTTCAGCGTCGTGCTCCGCAAGGGCTACGGCGCGGGGTACATCGCGATGTGCGGGGGGCGCAGCTTCGGCGCCGACCTCGCGCTGGCCTGGCCCACCGCGGAGATCTGCGCGATGTCGGTGGAGGGCGCGGTCGACATCGCCTACCGCGGGGCGGTCGAGGCGGCACCGGACCCGGCCGCCCACCGCGCCGGGCTGATCGCGGGCTTCCGCGCCCAGGTCGACCCGTTCCTGGCCGCGCAGGGCTTCGGCATCGACGACGTGGTCGAGCCGGCCGAGACCCGCCCCGCCCTGATCGACGCCCTGTCCCGCGCGCCGCGGCGCCGCCGGTCGGCGGCGCCGGCCAAGCGCCACGGCGTCTCCCCCGTCTGA
- a CDS encoding acetyl/propionyl/methylcrotonyl-CoA carboxylase subunit alpha yields MLTKVLVANRGEIAVRIVRACAELGIASVAVHSDADAGALHARLADEAVALPGRTAAATYLDADVLLAAARATGADAVHPGYGFLAEDAGFAAAVEDAGLTYVGPPAGAVAAMGDKVSARALAVAAGVPVLPGVEGNLDAGQVRALGDAHGWPVVVKAAHGGGGRGMRVVAGPGDVEAALAAARSEARAAFGDGTVYAERYLTRPRHVEVQVLADHHGGVVWLGDRDCSVQRRHQKLVEEAPAPGLDAELRTAMGEAAVALARGVGYRGAGTVEFLVDDGRFHFLEFNTRIQVEHPVTEAVLGIDLVREQLLVAGGAPLSVPVSGPAPRGHAVECRINAEDPARGFLPAAGTLRALHVPWLPGVRLDTGYEPGDAVPPDYDGLVAKLVVWGPTRDAALHRARAALAGTVVDGVPSTVPAAAAVLAHPDFAAGGVPTGWFEQVVVPSLAVTPAPTDAPADGAWIGGRFNRIPAPPATASPVRRAARPAPTRRTDRGAAADLRVISPMQGTVVAVEAAVGDTVEAGAVLVRVEAMKMENPVRATVAGTVEAVCVAVGQVVGAGEPLVVLTAGGAA; encoded by the coding sequence ATGCTGACCAAGGTGCTCGTCGCCAACCGCGGGGAGATCGCGGTGCGGATCGTCCGCGCGTGCGCGGAGCTGGGGATCGCCTCGGTGGCCGTGCACTCCGACGCCGACGCCGGGGCCCTGCACGCGCGGCTCGCCGACGAGGCCGTGGCGCTGCCGGGTCGCACGGCCGCCGCGACCTACCTGGACGCCGACGTGCTGCTCGCGGCCGCCCGGGCGACCGGGGCCGACGCGGTGCACCCCGGCTACGGCTTCCTGGCCGAGGACGCGGGGTTCGCGGCGGCCGTCGAGGACGCCGGCCTGACCTACGTCGGGCCGCCCGCGGGCGCGGTGGCCGCGATGGGCGACAAGGTCTCCGCCCGGGCGCTGGCCGTGGCGGCCGGGGTGCCGGTGCTGCCCGGCGTGGAGGGCAACCTCGACGCGGGGCAGGTGCGTGCACTCGGCGACGCGCACGGCTGGCCGGTCGTGGTGAAGGCCGCGCACGGCGGCGGCGGGCGCGGCATGCGCGTGGTCGCCGGGCCGGGGGACGTGGAGGCGGCGCTCGCCGCGGCGCGGTCCGAGGCAAGGGCCGCCTTCGGCGACGGCACCGTCTACGCCGAGCGGTACCTGACCCGCCCGCGGCACGTCGAGGTCCAGGTGCTGGCCGACCACCACGGCGGCGTCGTGTGGCTCGGCGACCGCGACTGCTCGGTGCAGCGCCGCCACCAGAAGCTCGTGGAGGAGGCCCCGGCGCCCGGGCTCGACGCGGAGCTGCGCACGGCCATGGGCGAGGCCGCGGTGGCGCTGGCCCGCGGCGTCGGCTACCGCGGCGCGGGCACGGTGGAGTTCCTCGTCGACGACGGGCGGTTCCACTTCCTGGAGTTCAACACCCGCATCCAGGTGGAGCACCCGGTCACCGAGGCGGTGCTCGGCATCGACCTGGTCCGCGAGCAGCTGCTCGTCGCCGGGGGTGCGCCGCTGTCGGTGCCGGTCTCCGGGCCGGCGCCGCGCGGCCACGCCGTGGAGTGCCGGATCAACGCCGAGGACCCGGCCCGCGGCTTCCTGCCCGCCGCCGGCACGCTGCGCGCGCTGCACGTGCCGTGGCTGCCGGGCGTGCGGCTCGACACCGGCTACGAGCCCGGCGACGCCGTGCCGCCGGACTACGACGGGCTCGTCGCCAAGCTCGTCGTCTGGGGCCCCACCCGCGACGCGGCGCTGCACCGGGCCCGCGCCGCGCTGGCGGGCACCGTCGTCGACGGCGTGCCCAGCACCGTCCCCGCGGCCGCGGCCGTGCTGGCCCACCCCGACTTCGCCGCGGGCGGTGTCCCCACCGGGTGGTTCGAGCAGGTCGTGGTGCCGAGCCTGGCCGTGACCCCGGCCCCGACGGACGCCCCGGCCGACGGCGCCTGGATCGGCGGGCGCTTCAACCGCATCCCCGCCCCACCCGCCACCGCATCCCCCGTCCGCCGGGCCGCGCGCCCGGCGCCCACGCGGCGGACGGACCGGGGGGCGGCGGCCGACCTCCGCGTCATCAGCCCGATGCAGGGCACGGTCGTGGCCGTCGAGGCCGCGGTCGGCGACACGGTCGAGGCCGGAGCCGTGCTCGTGCGCGTGGAGGCGATGAAGATGGAGAACCCCGTGCGGGCGACGGTCGCCGGGACCGTCGAGGCGGTCTGCGTGGCGGTCGGGCAGGTCGTGGGCGCCGGGGAACCGCTGGTCGTCCTCACGGCGGGGGGTGCCGCGTGA
- a CDS encoding AMP-binding protein: protein MPPADPTLPVLLARRAAERPTAPFVVETATGAVWTYADAHADADRWAGALARAGLSAGDTALVMLPPCTEAVAAWLGLSRLRAMEVPINTGYVGRLLRYVVEDSGAAVMVAHADHLAALEEAAAGTAVLRTIVVVGARGPLPSSAFELVTAADFLDGATAPADLAPPAGRDIASIIYTSGTTGPSKGVLVTWRQAELTATGIMPTELFDETDAFYSPFPMFHMSGKGPLYAAALLGARVVMRPRFDTARFWSDVREYRATTTILLGAMANFLHQQPAHPDDATTPLRDALLLPLVGDVDGFRERFGLRVRTTFNMTETACCILSDGGDLADDTSCGRVRPGFQARVVDADDVEVGPGELGELVLRGDEPWTLMAGYWGKPEATVAAWRNQWLHTGDGFTRDADGNFYFVDRIKDAIRRRGENISSAELEEEVNAHPDVVESAAVAVPSEYGEDEIKLVVVPRPGTRPTPEELVAFLSDRVARFMVPRYVEIVDELPKTPTQKVRKVELRAAGVGPGTWDRMATSTPRRQPG from the coding sequence ATGCCGCCCGCTGACCCCACCCTGCCCGTGCTGCTGGCCCGCCGGGCCGCCGAACGCCCGACCGCGCCGTTCGTCGTCGAGACCGCCACCGGCGCCGTCTGGACCTACGCCGACGCCCACGCCGACGCCGACCGGTGGGCGGGCGCGCTCGCCAGGGCCGGGCTGTCGGCGGGCGACACGGCGCTGGTGATGCTCCCGCCGTGCACCGAGGCCGTCGCGGCCTGGCTGGGGCTGTCCCGGCTGCGGGCGATGGAGGTGCCGATCAACACCGGCTACGTCGGGCGGCTCCTGCGCTACGTCGTGGAGGACTCCGGCGCCGCGGTGATGGTCGCCCACGCCGACCACCTCGCCGCGCTGGAGGAGGCCGCGGCCGGCACGGCCGTGCTGCGGACGATCGTCGTGGTCGGGGCGCGGGGACCGCTGCCGTCCTCGGCGTTCGAGCTGGTGACCGCGGCCGACTTCCTCGACGGCGCCACCGCACCCGCCGACCTCGCGCCCCCGGCCGGGCGCGACATCGCCTCGATCATCTACACCTCGGGTACGACCGGCCCGTCGAAGGGCGTGCTGGTGACGTGGCGCCAGGCCGAGCTCACCGCGACCGGGATCATGCCCACCGAGCTGTTCGACGAGACCGACGCGTTCTACTCCCCGTTCCCGATGTTCCACATGAGCGGCAAGGGCCCGCTCTACGCCGCGGCGCTGCTCGGGGCGCGGGTGGTGATGCGGCCGCGGTTCGACACCGCCCGCTTCTGGAGCGACGTCCGCGAGTACCGGGCCACGACGACGATCCTGCTCGGTGCGATGGCGAACTTCCTCCACCAGCAGCCCGCCCACCCCGACGACGCCACGACCCCCCTGCGCGACGCGCTGCTGCTCCCCCTCGTCGGCGACGTCGACGGGTTCCGGGAGCGGTTCGGGCTGCGGGTCCGCACGACGTTCAACATGACCGAGACCGCCTGCTGCATCCTCAGCGACGGCGGCGACCTGGCGGACGACACCAGCTGCGGCCGCGTCCGCCCCGGCTTCCAGGCCCGCGTGGTCGACGCCGACGACGTGGAGGTCGGACCGGGCGAGCTCGGGGAGCTGGTCCTGCGCGGCGACGAACCGTGGACCCTGATGGCCGGGTACTGGGGCAAGCCCGAGGCCACCGTCGCCGCCTGGCGCAACCAGTGGCTGCACACCGGTGACGGCTTCACCCGCGACGCCGACGGCAACTTCTACTTCGTCGACCGGATCAAGGACGCGATCCGCCGCCGCGGTGAGAACATCTCCTCCGCCGAGCTGGAGGAGGAGGTCAACGCCCACCCCGACGTCGTGGAGAGCGCCGCCGTCGCCGTGCCGTCGGAGTACGGCGAGGACGAGATCAAGCTCGTCGTCGTGCCCCGCCCCGGCACCCGCCCCACCCCTGAGGAGCTGGTGGCGTTCCTGTCCGACCGGGTCGCCCGGTTCATGGTGCCGCGCTACGTCGAGATCGTCGACGAGCTGCCCAAGACCCCGACGCAGAAGGTCCGCAAGGTGGAGCTGCGCGCGGCCGGGGTCGGTCCGGGGACGTGGGACCGCATGGCGACATCGACGCCACGACGGCAGCCCGGCTGA